Sequence from the Catenuloplanes indicus genome:
TCCGCGGTCCGGTCGATGTCCTCCAGCGAGGCGCCCTTCAGCGTCAGCAGCGTGACCGGTGTGTCGTTGACGAGCAGTGAGTTCTCCTGCACGGTGATCCGCCAGTTGGTGCCGTCGGTCATCCGTACCGTGGCCGGGTCGGTCTTTCCGGCCTGCGCGAGCACGTCGGACTGCGCGACCTGCGCGTCGTCGCTCTGCCGGTCGGTGCAGAGCAGCGTGCCGTCCGACCGGTAGAGGCTGAGCAGCTGCTCCGGACCGGCCAGCGGGCCGGGCCAGCCGTGACCGCGCTGCGGCGGACCGCCGGGCAGGAAGTCGGTGGCGGAGTCGGAGTCGGACGACGTGTCGCAGATCCGGTTGATCATCATGACCGGGTCCTCGATCCGGTTCACCAGCCGGTCGTCCAGTTGGTCGGTCATGTAGCTGCGCAGCAGCCAGACACCGGCCAGGTTCGCGAGCAGCAGCGCCACCGCGGTCAGCGACGCGATCACCAGCACCAGCCGGGACCGCAGCGTCCAGTGCCGCCACCGCCGGAGCCGCCAGAGACTCACTCGTCGGCGCCCCGGGGCAGCCGGAGGGCGTAGCCGACGCCGCGGACCGTGTGGATCAGCGGGGGTTCCCAGCGGTCGATCTTCTTGCGCAGGTAGTAGACGTAGGACTCGACGATCCGGCCGTCGCCGCCGAAGTCGTAGCTCCACACCCGGTCCAGGATCTGCGCCTTGCTGACCACCCGGCCCGCGTTGACCAGCAGGTAGCGAAGCAGGTTGAACTCGGTCGGGGACAGCTCGACCAGCTTGCCGCCGCGGCGGACCTCGTGCGCGTCCTCGTCCAGCTCCAGGTCCGCGTACCGGAGCAGGCCGTTGTCCTCGGACTCGTCCGCGTCGCCGCGGCTGCGGCGCAGGATCGCCCGGATCCGCAGCACGACCTCCTCCAGGCTGAACGGCTTCGTCACGTAGTCGTCCGCGCCGACGGTGAGCCCGGAGATGCGGTCCTCGACCGCGTCGCGTGCGGTCAGGAACAGCACCGGCACCGGCCGGGCGCCGGACCGCAGCCGCTGAGCGACCTGGAAGCCGTCCAGGTCGGGCAGCATCACGTCGAGCACGACCAGGTCCGGCTCGAACTCGGTGGCGACGGTCAGCGCCTCGTGCCCGCCGTTCGCCACCCGCACGTCGAAGTGGATCAGGCGGAGCGTGGCCGACAGCAACGCGCAGATGTTCGGCTCGTCGTCGACGACGAGCACCCTCGTCGGCCGTGCTTCGGTCTGCTGCCGCACCGTGTTGCCTCCTGCCGTACCCCACCGGATCGTGGACACCGGCTCCAACATCTATCGAAAGTGCCTCGGAGCCAGGTCGGAGAAAACTGAACAAAATCTTAGAACCGCAGCCCGACGGGGGTACGGAGATCAGCTCGCCACCAGCACGGACTCACCGGCGGACAGGCCCGAGACGATCTCCGCGTACGCGTCGCCGACCAGCCCCACGGTCACGGTCCGCGTGCTGTCCACGCCGTCGGCCCGGACCGTCACCACGCCGGCTGTGCCG
This genomic interval carries:
- a CDS encoding response regulator transcription factor, with protein sequence MLEPVSTIRWGTAGGNTVRQQTEARPTRVLVVDDEPNICALLSATLRLIHFDVRVANGGHEALTVATEFEPDLVVLDVMLPDLDGFQVAQRLRSGARPVPVLFLTARDAVEDRISGLTVGADDYVTKPFSLEEVVLRIRAILRRSRGDADESEDNGLLRYADLELDEDAHEVRRGGKLVELSPTEFNLLRYLLVNAGRVVSKAQILDRVWSYDFGGDGRIVESYVYYLRKKIDRWEPPLIHTVRGVGYALRLPRGADE